GACACAAATCAGAAGTACTGAAGCTGATGGAGGCACAGAAGCATAAAAACAGGGCAAAGTCCTGAGAAGACGTGCACCCAAACCCATCAATTTATAGCGCAAATTATTTACTTGAGTTTTTATCTGGAAGCCTGTCTATCTTCCACACAACAGCCCTGTAGGCACTTTCGTATTTCGCTGTTCCAACCGAGACTTGTATTACGGGATCAGATTCAATCTCATGTAAAGAACCAAGGCATGTTCTTCgattcatttttgcttttaggGACTTCTGCCTTTGGAGGTTCATGGTCCAAAGTGCTTTGATCCACTGAACAGGAACTGGAAAGCGTATCATAACATTttcacagtatttcacagagggTAAACGTGTTGTAGCTGAAGACATATTTATAAAAGCCTGAAGTTCTACATATGCCCCCTGAACCACTACTGCAGCCTTCACAGAAAACGGAAGGTCTTCTCCATGGTACTGTGTCCTGAAACGCATTAGCTCCAGCCTATAGGCATCAGGGGGTATAAACTTAATAATTCGTGATTGCTCAAATTCCTGCGTTTTGACACAGCTATGGAAATAGCAATCAAGAATGTTGATCCATTTCTTCTCCACATCCTTCTCAAAGTAATGCTCATCCCTCTTCTGGAGTTCCAGGTCGTTCAGAGCTAGAAAGCAGTCAGTACTTCCAttcacaaaacacaaacaataaATGTGTGTGATGACAGCACTTTCTACaagctttccttctgctttagTGATTTTCCCCCAGAAGTTATCCACTATTTCTAGAGTCATTTCTTGTTCTTCATAATTTCTCCTTTGCTTAGAAACGGTAGGAAGTTTCATAAGCTCTTCCTCAACTGTTACAATGAAATCAGTGAAGTCATTATAATCCGTGGTTCCTAACTTTAACATCTGCTCTACCTCTGGCTCATGGATCACTTCTACTTTGGGATGatacttccttttctctgtgtaaGAGACACACTCAATCTTCACTGTATGGATTTTTCCTGAAACATTATAGCTCTCTAGTTTGGGTTCGGATAGCTTACAGTGTGGCTGCAGCTGGAATTCTCTGAAAGGTTTCTCAAGGCCCTTTTCATAGTACATCTGCAACACACCTCCTGCAAGAACCCTCAGGTAAATAGGACCCCATTGCCGAGATGACATCATGTTCTTCTTTTCAGGAATGCGCAGCATGAATGGCCATCCATCAGCTTTCCGGCTCCTGAACAGGCCGTGAGGAACAGCTGGGGACTGCTTGTGCCACACGTGAGCACTGGAAATGGGTAAGCTTCCCACAGTGTCAGAGCCATCAGCCTGCAGGTGTTCAAGCCTCTCACAGATGTAGCTGAAGGAGCCCTGGTTAAGGCTCTTCTGATCATGGTAAACCTCTTTTTCTTTAGAATGACAAATGCCTTTGTTAATCGCTTTGTCCTTCCTGCACGTGTTAACATTAGCTGGTGATGTGCTGAGTGCGCACCCTTCCCTCCAAAAGGGACTGGAAAAGCCACAGTCACTCTGGAAGTGGGGGAAGCGCCCCAGTGTCAACGACTCTCCTGACTTGTCACAGCCTCCTTGCAGATCAGGGTTTCCCTCATCTGTTGATTTGGAGAACGAAGTCTTAACTGGATTGTCGTTAGTCAAAGGAAGGCTGCTGGATTTCTGCAAGGCGAGGGAAGAGCAAACCCCAGGTGATGGAAGGTTAACATTTGATGGCCATTCAGGAATAGGATACAGGATATGAATCCCAGGGTTCTGGATGCACGGATTGCCTGGGTAGTCTCTGGTTGGTGTGGTCAGTGGAGAGTTAGTGGGGGGCCCAGGGCTTAGGTAGAAGTCAACTACAGGAGACGAGAGTGGAGTGCTGCCTGTAGAAGATGATCGACTTGAAGATTCATGCACGTTAGAAAGGTTGAGTTTAAGGCCATTTGCTTTACAACTGCTGTGATTATCAACCAGTTTCTGAGGTGACTGGAAGAGTGGCTCGTCATCAAAGGTAACCCAATTGGTTGGATTTGTGGAACACATCTTGTAAGAGAAACCTGAAGCACTCGCAGATATATCACCCTCAAAGCATCTATAAAGAAAGAACAGACACAATCAGAAATCAATTCTATTGAAAGACAAAACCAAGAAACCCAGCCCTTACAATACTCAAACCACACAAAGCTTAAAATTTGCATGCAGTTTACAAATcatatagaatcacagagtgttttagattggaagggaccttaaagatcatctagttccaaccccctgccatgggtagagatgccacccactagaccaggttgctcaaagccccaaccaaccaacctggccttgaatacttccacggatgaggcatccacagtttctccaGGCAACCTGGCCTGGTGCTTTATCACCCTAACagtaaaaaatttctttcttttatctaACCTAAActtaccctctttcagtttaaactgTTACTCAGCCAAATGTACTTTGTGTGTTACATGTCTCTGTTCTCTTCAGAGACCTCTGACTTATGCTCTCAGAGATCAGACATCACAGTAAAGTTAGAGGAGGGGTGGAATGGCTTATAAACAAGCAAGAGCTACCTATAAGGATGAGCAGTACATCCCTGTTGAAGGGTAGACTGTAAGAATCTGGAGGAGATACAAGCTGTTGAAGCTCACGTCAAAGCCAAGTAAGTAACAACATATGCATCTGCCAAGCACTGAATTGGCTGGTGTCCTGGAAAAAGCACCAGGCTTCAAACGAATTAATGCACTTATCAAACAGAGTAACTGGTGAATTGCACAGCTAGATGTCCTTTGAGCAAGACTGTAGCCAGTAAATAATTGTCTTGCCTTTGTTGTTCTAAACCATGCACTGAAATGTAAACGCTCATTGTATCCTTATGCAAGATAAGTCATCCACAAAGTTCTCCTCCCCACTGCTCCCGACTAATGCAGAAGTGAGAAATAAATTGCTGTTGACTGCAGAGGAATCCAGTACAATGAAGCACCACAGGTCCTACATAAACATCGTTCATCTGCAAAACAGTATTCTTATTGTGTTAGAGTGTGTTCGCATTTGCCGGAAAGCACAAGGAAGGCAGAGTTCATGCGCACAAAACCACCTGCACACATACTACTCTGTTAATTACGGTTAGATAACAATAATTTAGAGCCATTCTCCCTCATACGCAAACAGCCATAGTCAAGCCATTTCTTAATTGCACAGCAAGGATGTACGCATATAATCATGTAACCACAAAAGCCATTCCTCATCTGCAGCGTTTAGAGAACTGTCTGTTTCTAGAGATGACAAACTTCAGCCAAGTG
This genomic stretch from Anser cygnoides isolate HZ-2024a breed goose chromosome 3, Taihu_goose_T2T_genome, whole genome shotgun sequence harbors:
- the STON1 gene encoding stonin-1 isoform X2 encodes the protein MCSTNPTNWVTFDDEPLFQSPQKLVDNHSSCKANGLKLNLSNVHESSSRSSSTGSTPLSSPVVDFYLSPGPPTNSPLTTPTRDYPGNPCIQNPGIHILYPIPEWPSNVNLPSPGVCSSLALQKSSSLPLTNDNPVKTSFSKSTDEGNPDLQGGCDKSGESLTLGRFPHFQSDCGFSSPFWREGCALSTSPANVNTCRKDKAINKGICHSKEKEVYHDQKSLNQGSFSYICERLEHLQADGSDTVGSLPISSAHVWHKQSPAVPHGLFRSRKADGWPFMLRIPEKKNMMSSRQWGPIYLRVLAGGVLQMYYEKGLEKPFREFQLQPHCKLSEPKLESYNVSGKIHTVKIECVSYTEKRKYHPKVEVIHEPEVEQMLKLGTTDYNDFTDFIVTVEEELMKLPTVSKQRRNYEEQEMTLEIVDNFWGKITKAEGKLVESAVITHIYCLCFVNGSTDCFLALNDLELQKRDEHYFEKDVEKKWINILDCYFHSCVKTQEFEQSRIIKFIPPDAYRLELMRFRTQYHGEDLPFSVKAAVVVQGAYVELQAFINMSSATTRLPSVKYCENVMIRFPVPVQWIKALWTMNLQRQKSLKAKMNRRTCLGSLHEIESDPVIQVSVGTAKYESAYRAVVWKIDRLPDKNSSSDHPHSLSYKLELGSDQEIPSDWYPFATVQFVIHDTCASGTEVKSLGLESDVQPQKHVIQKAFYNCQVEIEKKWIRLDGEDPDKAGNCLMQ
- the STON1 gene encoding stonin-1 isoform X1 → MRIFGCFEGDISASASGFSYKMCSTNPTNWVTFDDEPLFQSPQKLVDNHSSCKANGLKLNLSNVHESSSRSSSTGSTPLSSPVVDFYLSPGPPTNSPLTTPTRDYPGNPCIQNPGIHILYPIPEWPSNVNLPSPGVCSSLALQKSSSLPLTNDNPVKTSFSKSTDEGNPDLQGGCDKSGESLTLGRFPHFQSDCGFSSPFWREGCALSTSPANVNTCRKDKAINKGICHSKEKEVYHDQKSLNQGSFSYICERLEHLQADGSDTVGSLPISSAHVWHKQSPAVPHGLFRSRKADGWPFMLRIPEKKNMMSSRQWGPIYLRVLAGGVLQMYYEKGLEKPFREFQLQPHCKLSEPKLESYNVSGKIHTVKIECVSYTEKRKYHPKVEVIHEPEVEQMLKLGTTDYNDFTDFIVTVEEELMKLPTVSKQRRNYEEQEMTLEIVDNFWGKITKAEGKLVESAVITHIYCLCFVNGSTDCFLALNDLELQKRDEHYFEKDVEKKWINILDCYFHSCVKTQEFEQSRIIKFIPPDAYRLELMRFRTQYHGEDLPFSVKAAVVVQGAYVELQAFINMSSATTRLPSVKYCENVMIRFPVPVQWIKALWTMNLQRQKSLKAKMNRRTCLGSLHEIESDPVIQVSVGTAKYESAYRAVVWKIDRLPDKNSSSDHPHSLSYKLELGSDQEIPSDWYPFATVQFVIHDTCASGTEVKSLGLESDVQPQKHVIQKAFYNCQVEIEKKWIRLDGEDPDKAGNCLMQ